The genomic stretch CCATTAACTCACTTGTCACACTGCAAAGCACGGCCAAGCAGGTCAGAAAAATGCAGCCTTTGTTTCACCAACAGACTGGTTGATTATTATCACAGCGGTGTGGCCGGACTTTGACCGTAGCCTGGGAAAGCAAACACACAGGTGAGGCTAACTGCCCATGTAAACCCTCCGTTTATATGTGCCTTTATAGTAGATGAGTGCCAGTATTAAACACAGATGCACAACACAGCCTAGATACTATTAATGACACTGTGCTCTCCTAGATGGATATATCTGTAGTACCAATAACTGTACCTATTCTTTTCATTTCCAGCACGTTTGTGTTCTTTTCATCTTAATACCacaaaaaagaatataaaagcaTAAGTGAATTATTCCAGATCATTTAATTCTAAAGTCCAGAGCTTATTCAAATCAATCAaatgatgtcagaaaataacatcAGACACAGTCAAAACAAAGTCACGTTCTCTTATCATGAGAAATGGGATCTCAGGTGACGTGGTCCAGCTGGTTAAATATTCACTCCAGCTACAAACACTTCTGCACCATCCTAGCACCACTTTTTCACCAACGGACAacggaaataaaacaaaactccGGACTACCAACAAACATGAATGCCACCAAAATCTCCCTTCTTTTAAAACCCAACAAAGACCCGACTCCACCAGCCAGCCACCGTCTCATTTcactcacaaacacagagacaacaATAGAAGAAGCCTAAGTAAATGTTTGGGTCACAGACTAGAAAGGTGATTCCTTCAATAATCCACTCAgatcaaatgttttttattaaattgcTCATCCAGTAATACATGCAGACTGTTCAGTTTAATACATGATCCATCTCTCCAGCAAACAGAAACCACCACAGTGTTCCTTGATGCAGAAAACACTTTTGATGAGATAAATTTCTATTTGCCACATTTGTGAAATTTGGTTATATGGAGAATCACAGAAATTTCTAATTATTCTATGAACTCGACCAAATCCACTACAGCCCAcctatcccacaatgcaactgatcacatcacatctcaggctGTCCCCAATGTCTACTTGTCTACCCCACTgcttaaaacaataaatgatgATCTCCAACACATAATGCCAATATCGGTTATGGGCAGAAAAGCTATGTTAAAATGACAACActctaaaaataaatgatttattatCAACGATTCCAGTTCAACCCACCGTTATCATCACTCCACCATCACCAAATATTATTGGAATAACAATACACGTGGATCAAATTTAACTCTACAGAAACCCAAACTTCCTTTATTATTTCTTAGTAAACCAACtccaacacatactgtactccATCCCAGAGGGTGTGGAGTTAGCCCAGTGTGAGAAGCTAGGTAATGTACCAGCTCCCTCCTAAAGGTCTGGAGGCGGCCCAAGGCCTGATAAGATAAAGATAAGAAAACTAAAtacaaggaaaaggaaaaagggtGGTGGACAATGCTGGCCCTCCACTAAGCCAAGTTtccatttttattatattatagtgtatatgtgcacatatatatttatgtattttccttttctccactttgtcttcttttttcaaatgtttttttcacctCTCTACTCCTTCAGTCCACACACATACCTGCACATTCCTCTGGTCACACTTACACATATATGAATAcacaacacattttcacactttcacactttcacactttcacactttcacacacacacacacacacacacacacacacagaaacacatcctAATACACAATGCCTATAGTTTTCCCACTagcataaacataaacataatgaTTGTCTATTTTCACATCATTTTGTTACACATATGTCTGTCCTATGTCTTGTCAACTTTTTGTACTATGTCCTAGTGTGCTaataaagggggaaaaaaggtgcagtgtgtaggatttggcgacatctagtgtcatggttgcaaattgcaaccaactgagtaaccctctactcactcctccttttacaagactgcggtaacgtgagccgctgagtgcaaaaccgtggtaacgccgttcgcctcactcagaggccatccttaccataaaaacactactttaggagcaatggaagtcagacggtggctgacggtaccacggttttgcactctgcggctctcgttactgcagtttcacaaacaTGTTGGAGAACtccagtggccttcaggtaacgtgaaAATGCAAAAGTCTCAATCTAGAGCcacagtttggtttgtctgttctgggctactgtagaaacatggtggagcaacatggtggactccgtgaagaggacccgctccctatgtagatatgaagcgctcattctaagctaatgaaaacacaacgattcttatttccaggtggttatacactaatgaaagcatatttattaatactattttctatttctgctaattgatccccttaaatgttacacactggacctttaaaggtgctaaatttcgaaattcagagcatttatattgcctctgcacagctctcaacatgcagctaacggtgctaaatgggaaaacaacggcaacagtgctgacagagctactggtggggaaccagagggtggtcGCTAAGCTTCCGCTCTGGATGAAGTATGAGCGCAgcgcagagcagagcagagcacggccgtgagctagccagtggggcacgctcacatgcactacaAGCACCTtggccggcccggcgatgtcaacaaagcacagagaagctctgattacaacactcACAGCGGGAgggcgacttcattctctgctcaggtagacattactcctctataccTTTACATAGCAagtagttgtttgatgctatattaatgctctggatatcaaatagagaacctttaaacgCCGGTCTGTGTCAGACAGACTGTGGGTGGAGGCCGTGAAAATGACCCGACCACAGATAATTCTATCAACAGCAAATAAAGGATTGAGCTTAAAGTGCTGAATAATAGTTTTGTTTACACTGCGTGGTGTTTAATAGACCAACAACTCCTTGACTAATCTTGTCACGGTGGAAGAAATGGGTCTCACACTTCTTGTATTTCCTTGTATttgtcttttcttctctttacaCAATCCTCATTCATCAGAAAGCTGCTTTTTCTGAGCTATTAATTGAtgtcatgatgtgttcagggtgtgtgtgtgtggggtcaATCCTGacttctgtttctgcagaggtAGCTTGACAGAAGAGCCGGGTAGTCACTCATCACGCCTGTGGCCCCGACTTCAAATGCAGCCTTTATGTCTTCATCTTTATTGCACACGAACAAATGCACctgtaattacagatatataTCAGTCAAACGTGATGATCTGTTCggggtcctggagaccaaacagctgaaaaaatatactaaaaGTTTTAACACCTTCTCAAACGAACAGGGAGTAAAGCCGATCAGACAGTGTCCTGTTTCTCTGTCATCCTTTCTGCAGTTTTGAGCTGCAGTATGTGACTTGAccatcaataaaacacaaacccTGTTGTCCTAAATTTGGACTGTTGTCTCAGATGTGtcaaaataaagcagatatcaGCATAAAGTGAGACCTCACAGCATCAAGGAGCACTTGTTCAGACTGCAGTGTAAACAAATAATTGATTTGCGAAGAAATAATTGAGCATTGTGATATTCTTCAGTGTTCGAAATATGCCTATACTAACATATACGGTggattgatgcatttattttaCACATTGTCCATTAATATATGACTGATTCCTTGTTATTAgagaaaaatatacatattttaggCTTATATATTACGCATATATCATGATGTATCGCAGACGATTGTCTAGTAATGTATTACATATTACTAATTCGTGGGTATTAAGAGTTTCCCCGTGATTCCCCTTTCTAATATTGACACAAGCCCATGTTTTTGGAACGTGGCGCTCTTCTGGAGGAAATCTCATCACTCTGTTTTTATGTGGATGATGAGGGGAAGAGCTTTTCTTAGTCTTTACCTCAGCGTTCAAATGCGTTGAGGCCCTCAGCAGCTGACAAGGCTCTACGGCATGTGACTTCTATTGTTTTCATGCTCAAACTCAGTGACCTCTCGTGGCCTGAGGATGGGGGTGACCTCATCCCAGAGAGCAGAGATTACTCACATCAGGACAGAGGTGATGCATCCGAATCACTCAGACTGGCTGTGTGGCTGTTACTGTTCGTCTCGACTGAAATACTGAAGTGTAACATGGATTAAAACCATCTTTTCTGATGGATCCACCATGATTAAATCTTTAATCTTCAATTTTACagtgtaaatgtgttattttcaactattctaaaatggtgtgtttgaatacttctgcatactggggaccataaacagtcttggaattacataaattgggtatcactgtaaagacACTCTTGTGGAGgatttttaattacttttctaCTAATTGTGTTTCCTATTCTTATCTACACTCTTTATATTTTTACGGTTCAAACATATGGTTAAACATAGTAAACTGTGCGTTTACGTATGTGGTTTCATACCTGAATTCCACGAGCTGCGAGGTGTTTAAAAAGACTCTTCCTCATTGTTACTCTGCAATGACAGCACAAATGAATATGTGAATAATTCCGTTTTTACACAAACAGCAGTAAAACATAATTTGCTGCTACACAAACTGCATTATTGTAGCCCTAAATGTTGTAATTCTGCATAAAAACATCACCCCGTGTACTGTGAGTGCAATGTTCTCAGTAGTGCTTTAAGTTTTTTTACTCTGACATGTTTGGTAATGACTCCCTCATGACCATTTTAGATTTCTACACCAAAACAAAGTCAGTTGTGAGAAAGACTGCAGCGGAAACTTCACTCACTTTTCCAACAAAGAGACGACCCACGTTTTCTTCAGGATGTCTATCTTAGGACTGAACGTCCTTCAGCacaaacagaaagaaacaaTAGATTTAGCTTATACTTTATGTACAGTGACacatttatctaaaaaaaaatagagaagaagaaacagatgAATGCATAGGATGGCCTGCAGACAAAGTCTCTAACAAACTCAGATTGACATGTGGCATGCAGCTGTAAGATATATACAAAACACAGGGCATAGACAGAAAGACAAGTCTGACAAGCTGAGAGTGAGAAAGCTGCTGTGTAATAACAcaagcatgaacacacacatggactcgacatgcagagacacacactccTACAGCCACACCTGTTCATGACGCGCGGCAGGTAGAACTGCAGTAAACTTTCTCCCAGTGGCACAAAGGGCAGCAGGCCGGTGTAGAAGAGAAGCAGAAGCAGCACACCTCGGTTCATGGAGAAACTGTACGGCATGGAGGCGTTCTGCgaggaaacagagagacaggctgGGTGTCAAAACTGATGCAGAGACTCTTTAAATCAAGCAATCACAATATTATAAGAGGCAAACATGTGATATTGATAGTAAAATGCTGCACAAGTAGCTTTGTCTCCCCCAAGTGGTGTATGTACCGTTCTGCGGCACTCCTTCATGATCCCAGAGTCAACAGAGGCCCAGTTGGTGATCTCCTCCCTGTTGTAGCTTCTAACCAAGTCAGACACCTAAACACAGACATGACATGGTCAGAGATAAGATGTGAAAGTGGTGAAGGGATAATGAGATATGAAGGTGTATCAGCCTacatttttaagtaaaaaaaaaaaagctcattgGCAGGATGTACTGACTTCAAACGAGACAACTTTTATATGTTGGAGTTTTAAGGCAACATGAAGTCTAAGGTGTAGGCACATTGCTCATGAAAATAGGCAAAAGTGCAGGTAAAGACAAACAATGGCTgtaatttaaagaggacctattaagcttttgtgctttttttctcttttgtgttaTACCGTttattgtgcatgtaaaaggtctgcaaagttacaaagcccaaagtccacgcctaAGGGAGTTAGTGTTTTCctccataacgtggtgatgtcaccaagtaacacaggtgcataatacctgcctagcggctagtttgacacgccctcaaacaaagctagttagagcggagctggagcggagtccaagagtttggttcggttgaccaatcacaacagagtgggcctgtcaatcagagcagactgggctctTCAACAAAAAAAGGGGGGAGGGGTCATTTCAGACatagggtgaaaagaggtgttaCAGCACaaccggtatgagaaaagtaaagtgttttttgaacattaaagcaggtaaacatgttctagtagaaaccccaaatacaataaagtatgcacctgaaaatgagtatgataggtcctctttaaatgtcaTCATCAGGGATGATGATGACTGGATAGCTGCTAAGCATCGTAAAAGCATGAACACTGTGTCATATTTTGGAGACTGTTTAATATCATTGGCAGGGCCTGCTTAAGATATAGGCCATATAAGCGGTCACCTGGGGCGCCAcctaaaataatatatatattttttaaatgccgGTGAGCACCTTCCCCATATTCTGCATTGtcgtaacaaatgaacaaataaattaataaaaaaagaaatacacttttcacccctgtaactctctttctcacactttttcatctgcctggtcgcacttatttgttaataaaagtgacTGACTGAACACtattaagccaacaatatcagggatcaattgtttatttatatcataataaatacagttatttatgcaaataaaaaTTTGGGGGGGCCTCCAAATCTGAATTTCACCTAGGGCATCAAAAGGACTAGAGCCGGCCCTCTGGTAAATTGTAGGTGTATGTTGTTTAGGTGTAATGTACCTTTCCTATCAGCGCCTTGTTGTTCTCTTTGATTTCAACGCTGACAGGCATCTCAGGGAACTTCCTGAACACGTCCTCCAGCAGGGCGAACTTCCTGTCTGCACCGCTGCTGCAGCGAcctggaggaagagggagggggCGAAAGCTaagtttcacacacacaatctttCAAGCACACACACGCCTGCTGACCTACTTCTTCACTGAATGTCTTTTTGTTAATGATTGAGAATTAGAGAATGAGGGGAGGAACTCACCTGTATAAAATGTCACCTCCAGTCTCTCTTTATACAGAGGCAAATCCTGAAAGAGTTGATGTAAGCAGATGTATGGTGACATACAAgttatattattatgatattGCTTGTGATTACCATGAAAAAATGTACATCCATCTTGCTGGATGCAAAGTCAAACATCCACTTGAAGGTAATCCAATACTTAAGTGAACATTTACTCTTATCAGAGGAACATACATAAACAGCATAACCTTTATGCAGATTACTGTGAATGTAAATGATTTAAATGTGTCTCTCTTCAGCACACACAACCCTCTGCGTCCGTTATTATTGTTGACTTGGGTTAATGGCGGTCTGTAACaggtttttgtgtgttttaatcagTTCAACACATGACAGACGTGTGTTTATAACATCAGTTCAGGGGCCTGTAGCTCGCAGCAGCTTTAATGACACACACTGAAGTAAAAGATGCAGTTCCAGTTTTTACCTCGTGCAGTAACTCGCTGGTTTAGAAATCCTGCTGACGTGACTCCAAGGCATCGTGGGTAAGTTTAAAGTGAGTATTTGGCTTTGCATGCAGCTATTTCGCACATTGCAGTTAAACTAGAGCAGATGACTAActtgaaacatatttatttgacaCGTTTCAGCCTAGAATGAGAATCTCATCCTCTTGTTTTGTGCAACGAACCCCTTCCTGTTCCTGTTTGGCTGGAGCTTCTGTCTCAGCATGACCTTTTGACCTTTCTCCTAACCTGTAGGATCCTGTCCGCCCACCTTTAGATCGAGCTCGGAGGTGTTGACGTTGAGGCCCGTCTGCCTCAGCAGATTCAAGTCATGTGACACCACCACATGTCCGTCACGCGTCATGTGACAGTCCATCTCCAGCATCTGGGTGCCCTGCTCCACCGCACTGGAGATAAGAGGTACAGGTGGAGGGGAAACAATGAGAATACATTTGTTACTTTTAAAGTGAGAGAACTTTTGTTCACGTCTGTTCTTCCAGCTCTCTTAACTCTGAGACATGCATCTCTTAAAATGCGACACGTACAGGAAACTAAAATATCTAAAACAATCATAAACAATTAATACAGCACTCATTTTGTACGGTACATCATTGAATGCATCTTTAGGCAGCCCTGACATCCAGCATCTTTGAgatttcatttgatttattgatttatttgataGGGACAGAGCATGTTAATGAACATCAGTATAACATTAACATGCAGGAGTTAGCAAGAATGCTAATTTCCATCCTTAGTCCCTAGGCAGATAACAATATACAGATAAAACAGACAGCAGATCCGAATATCTGCAATACTAGGATTCACATTTTAGCAGTAAAAGTATATTTTTGTAGATGAATTTCCATATAATATGTTGTTAAACCTACACTCTCAGTTTATTAGACAGCATCCAAGGCTCGTAAGTGGAAAGATGCCAAATGTAAATTCCCTGACCTGATCCCTCTTttattgtatatactgtaagacATTTTATGAGGCTGGATAATCACCCAGTTTCTGCCTTATTAGAGAGAAAAGATGGAATCAGAGTAAATTGGATGGTGGCTTTCTGAAAAGTCAGTTttctgagagcagcagcagctcaactCTTGAGTTTGGTACTCACTTTGTGAACGCCTCCATGGTGCCCTCTATCCTCTCTCCACATCCTGGAGACAAACAGAGGAGTTAGCAGAGAAGTACACCAGCcccaaaaatacagaataaaagcaCACTTTGCAGCTAACCCCTTTCTCAGAATATTGCATTGCTGTCTATactgtaggtgaggaggacaccGTGAATAGTAAAACATCTGATAAGACAAccgaaacaaaaaaataaaaaaaataaaaaaaattaaatgataataaaaaataattattaaaaataaatgaataaacatacaaataaataataattaaaataaaatcttttaaaataaataaacttaaaaataaataatgaattaaattaaaaataaataaataaacaactgagttgcctagtgttaaaaaaaaaaatcgttgcAGCACATGATGAAGTTAGTGTAGAGTTTGTGGATTTATCTTAATTTCTTTGCTATTTGCTGCAGTTTGCTTAATGACAATATTGAGAACAATACGCCttaaaataaaattagatttgattGTAAAGTTAGTTTTGATTGAATTATTTTTCAACCTCACCTCCTCATCAAACATTTGTGCAAAGACACAGACTATAGGGGAGCTTTTGTGTAGATTATTTAACCTACAGGGTGCAACAGGTGAATAAAATCAGCCTATAAAatgcagaaacaaaaacacatcccTCCATCTATCTCCTTAGCCACTTTCCAGTCAGTTTGTTTGGACTGCACCTAACTGTCATCCTCTTACCTCCTCTGTGTGAGATGTGCGTGCTGTAAAAAGCCGTGCGTTTCTTCCTGTGGAGAATGTGGGGGTTCTTCAGCAGGTACACCGAGGTGAGGGTGTATCCACCCAGCACCGGGAAGAGGAAGTACAGAAAACTGCTCATTCTTCCCCGCAAATACATCCACTGAGCTCCTGACTGAGTCTCTGCACGATCTCACATATAGAGGTAATCCTCCAGCAAACAGAGATCAAACAAAACAGAGTGTCCTTCAGCAAAAGATAATTAAGGTCTACAACAATACCCCTTTTGTTTGAACAGATCCAAAAGCTTCACTGGAAACAACctgctctctgtctttcttaGAAGATAAGACAAAACTGGACAGACTGGTAGGACCAAAGAAAGTCTCCTTCTTGCTCAATCTTGAAACCTTCGAAGCCGTCAAAATGAGTTAATGAAGCACCAGCTCTTAACCAAGAGCTCACCTCTCCGCTCTGAACGCTCCCCTGCCTGTGGCAACACTATTTCACTCTCTTTACACTGCTTTTGTTCAGCTATTGGTGGCTTTATGTGTGTCACACATGGGCACCTCTGCCAACACATATACATACCTATAGGACTTGTTTTATTCTGCTTGGTGTGAGAGATTGGTGATCTTTATCATGACATGATAAATAAGCAGTTGATGGCATCTATTAACCTCTCCAGATTTAATGAGTTGATTTGAAtttgtgcaaaacaaaaggcCTCACTGGGAGTGGAGCAGGTTTCTATTAAAGGTGTGTATATTTGACAAAAGGGATGTGGTGCGCAGAGTTATGTAAACTAAACTCTAACCAGAAATATGAAAACACATGTGTGGAGGCATGCATCATGCTcgctatacatacagtacaaagtCAGCAGAGTGAAGGGCTGTATTGTTCAGGTTCAATGGTAAAGCTGGACAAACAATGGTGCGACAGGCCGGGCCCACTCTGAAATGTTCACAGTGAAAGTGCAATGTGACTTTCCAGCATTTTCTCACTTTTGCAGGCGTCTCCTTTTGACAcagaatatatatgtatatatatatatatatgagtcaAATCCTGTTCATTTTGACGGACAGATCATGTTTGCCTTCGTTTCTGTTTTCCTGCTGTTTTATTAGATAGGGGTTTAAGCAGACGTTGGTGCCGTCATTCCAATCATTGCCAAAGAACGTGGGAATGTCATGGTTGGAAGGGGAAGCCATGCTCAGACATGTTATATAGGAAGGTGGGAAAGCTGCACAGCTTGAAG from Sebastes fasciatus isolate fSebFas1 chromosome 13, fSebFas1.pri, whole genome shotgun sequence encodes the following:
- the gdpd3a gene encoding lysophospholipase D GDPD3a, whose product is MYLRGRMSSFLYFLFPVLGGYTLTSVYLLKNPHILHRKKRTAFYSTHISHRGGCGERIEGTMEAFTNAVEQGTQMLEMDCHMTRDGHVVVSHDLNLLRQTGLNVNTSELDLKDLPLYKERLEVTFYTGRCSSGADRKFALLEDVFRKFPEMPVSVEIKENNKALIGKVSDLVRSYNREEITNWASVDSGIMKECRRTNASMPYSFSMNRGVLLLLLFYTGLLPFVPLGESLLQFYLPRVMNRTFSPKIDILKKTWVVSLLEKVTMRKSLFKHLAARGIQVHLFVCNKDEDIKAAFEVGATGVMSDYPALLSSYLCRNRSQD